The Thermoleophilia bacterium region TCCTCGGCAACCTCGAAGACGCCGTCCCGGTCGACAACAAGATCGCCGCCCGTGAAGGCCTGATCAAGGTCGCCAAAGAGGCCGACCTCGGCGAGACCCAGCTCTGGACCCGCATCAACTCGCTCGAAAGCCCGTGGGTACTCGACGACATCACCGAGCTGGTCACCCAAGTTGGTGACAAGATCGACGTGATCATGGTCCCGAAGGTCGAAGGCCCGTGGGACATCCACTACATCGACCAGCTTCTGGCCCAGCTCGAAGCCAAGGCCGGCGTCAGTCGTCCGATCCTGGTCCACGCCATCCTCGAGACCGCCCAGGGTGTGACCAACCTCGAAGAAATCGCCGCGGCCAGCCCGCGCATGCAGGGCATGAGCTTCGGCCCGGCAGACCTCGCCGCGTCGCGCCGCATGAAGACCACCCGCGTCGGCGGCGGCCACCCCGGCTACCGCTCGATGGAAGATCCGATTGCTGACGATCCTGAGGCCGCCCGCGTAACCGCCCAACAGGACCCCTGGCACTACTCGATCGCCCGCATGGTCGATGCCTGCGCTTCGAACGACATCCTGCCGTTCTACGGCCCGTTCGGCGACATCAAGGACGTCGAGGGGTGCGAGACCC contains the following coding sequences:
- a CDS encoding CoA ester lyase gives rise to the protein MRNPRNFFKPMAIGAPDPITEVPFGPSRMIHFFDASNPKMAAKVPDMAKQADILLGNLEDAVPVDNKIAAREGLIKVAKEADLGETQLWTRINSLESPWVLDDITELVTQVGDKIDVIMVPKVEGPWDIHYIDQLLAQLEAKAGVSRPILVHAILETAQGVTNLEEIAAASPRMQGMSFGPADLAASRRMKTTRVGGGHPGYRSMEDPIADDPEAARVTAQQDPWHYSIARMVDACASNDILPFYGPFGDIKDVEGCETQFRSAFLLGCVGAWSLHPVQIGIAKKVFSPPADEVLFAKKVIEAIPDGRGVHMIDGKMQDDATWKQCKVMVELAEMLAAKDPELKEQYGF